The following proteins are encoded in a genomic region of Methanomicrobia archaeon:
- a CDS encoding undecaprenyl-diphosphate phosphatase, translating to MDAYQSVLLGVLQGVTEWLPISSQGQTVLVMLQFLRLEPAAALSMAIFLHTGTMLAVLLRFRADFRSMLAALFRIRADRGSLRGDPRSQLLLRHIVVATGATAVTALPLLYFVARMIESVEHATLLIGCLLILTGILLGLQRRARTSYRRFDELTVTDMVLAGLVQGFSILPGISRSGTTITILLMRGITQELALRLSFLMSVPAVLGALILFELGQVPAVSLRSAALMVLSSLLAGYLTMDLLLRFAARVNFASFCIVLGALTIVLTQLPQLGYFIY from the coding sequence ATGGATGCGTATCAATCGGTGCTGTTAGGGGTGCTGCAGGGGGTTACGGAATGGTTACCGATCAGCAGCCAGGGTCAGACCGTCCTGGTGATGCTGCAGTTCTTGCGGCTCGAGCCTGCAGCGGCGCTCTCCATGGCGATCTTCCTGCATACCGGGACGATGCTCGCGGTCCTCCTGCGTTTTCGCGCTGATTTCCGGTCGATGCTCGCGGCTTTATTCCGCATTCGCGCAGATCGCGGGTCGCTGCGTGGTGATCCGAGGTCTCAGTTATTGCTGCGGCACATTGTGGTGGCGACCGGCGCGACGGCGGTAACGGCGTTGCCGCTGCTCTATTTCGTTGCGCGTATGATCGAGAGCGTGGAGCACGCAACGCTGCTCATCGGGTGCCTGCTGATCCTCACGGGCATCCTGCTGGGGCTGCAGCGCCGTGCCCGGACCAGTTACCGTCGATTTGATGAGCTAACCGTAACGGACATGGTGCTTGCGGGGCTCGTGCAGGGCTTCTCGATCCTCCCGGGTATCTCGCGGTCCGGGACGACGATCACGATCCTGCTGATGCGTGGCATCACGCAGGAGCTTGCGTTACGGTTATCGTTCCTCATGAGTGTCCCGGCGGTGCTGGGCGCGCTGATCCTGTTCGAGCTCGGGCAGGTGCCCGCGGTATCTCTGCGGTCTGCGGCGCTCATGGTGCTCTCGTCGCTCCTCGCGGGCTATCTGACGATGGATCTGCTCCTGCGGTTTGCGGCGCGAGTGAACTTCGCGTCTTTCTGCATCGTCTTAGGCGCGCTGACGATCGTGCTCACGCAGCTCCCGCAGCTCGGGTACTTTATATATTAG
- a CDS encoding DegT/DnrJ/EryC1/StrS family aminotransferase — MTRAIPIAKPLIGDEEARLVTEVLQSGMLAQGEYVAEFERRFARYCGVTNAVAVSNGTVALDLALKAAGIRPGDEVITPAFTFIATANAVLFQGARPIFADVDPQTCNLDPDDLLEKVTPRTRAIICVHLFGLPGELHALQEICADHQLALIEDCAQAHGADYRGHKVGSFGIGCFSFYPTKNMTTGEGGMITTSSEQSAATLRLLRNHGDSGKYQHTLLGYNHRMTNLEAAIGLAQLQKLDAFNAKRRANAAYLSQHLTAPGLNLPRTREGVTHVYHQYAVTVEAEFPLSRDELMRQLQERGIGCAIHYPLPVHQQPLYQRLGYTDDAVRCPNAAAIAQKILSLPVHPAVTPADLEYIVETINSLGNDA, encoded by the coding sequence ATGACACGCGCCATACCAATCGCTAAGCCGCTGATCGGCGACGAGGAGGCACGACTCGTCACTGAAGTGTTACAGTCCGGGATGCTCGCGCAGGGCGAGTACGTCGCGGAATTCGAGCGGCGGTTTGCTCGCTACTGCGGCGTAACGAACGCCGTCGCGGTTAGTAACGGGACCGTCGCGCTTGATCTGGCCTTGAAGGCCGCTGGCATCCGGCCCGGTGACGAGGTGATCACACCCGCATTTACCTTCATCGCGACCGCCAACGCCGTACTGTTCCAGGGCGCTCGGCCCATCTTCGCCGATGTGGATCCGCAGACCTGCAACCTCGATCCCGATGACCTGCTCGAGAAAGTCACCCCGCGCACACGCGCGATCATCTGCGTACACCTCTTTGGGCTGCCCGGTGAGCTGCACGCGCTGCAGGAGATCTGTGCTGATCATCAGCTCGCACTGATCGAGGATTGCGCACAGGCGCACGGCGCGGACTACCGGGGGCATAAGGTCGGGAGCTTTGGGATCGGCTGCTTCTCGTTCTACCCTACCAAGAACATGACCACCGGCGAAGGCGGCATGATCACGACCAGCAGCGAGCAAAGCGCAGCGACACTGCGGTTATTGCGGAACCACGGCGATAGCGGCAAGTACCAGCATACCCTGCTCGGCTATAATCACCGCATGACCAATCTCGAAGCGGCGATCGGGCTCGCCCAGCTCCAGAAACTGGACGCGTTCAATGCCAAACGCCGCGCGAATGCCGCGTATCTCTCGCAACACCTCACCGCACCGGGGCTCAACCTGCCCCGCACCCGCGAGGGCGTGACACACGTCTACCACCAGTACGCGGTCACCGTTGAGGCTGAGTTCCCGCTCTCGCGCGACGAGCTCATGCGCCAGCTTCAGGAGCGCGGGATCGGCTGCGCTATCCATTATCCACTACCCGTTCACCAGCAGCCGCTCTATCAGCGGTTGGGATATACCGATGACGCGGTCCGCTGCCCGAATGCCGCGGCGATCGCGCAGAAGATACTGAGCCTGCCGGTGCATCCGGCAGTAACACCCGCAGATCTCGAGTATATCGTGGAGACGATTAATAGTCTGGGCAATGACGCTTAA
- a CDS encoding IS110 family transposase: MERVQPPAVSDLFGKKGRAFLETVRIRESRRLALDNYLKLLDELNERITMVEQILEEKAELTEEVGWLRTIPGIGLHNAVLILSELGEVAQFSRPQGLVCYAGLAPKVAQSGDQVRYGHINRQSNGFIRWALIQSAWSAVLSSTPNRFQRIYLEEGEGEKRR, from the coding sequence ATGGAAAGAGTGCAGCCGCCAGCAGTGAGTGATCTCTTCGGGAAGAAAGGACGGGCGTTTCTGGAAACAGTCAGGATTAGAGAGTCGAGACGGTTGGCGTTGGATAATTATCTGAAGCTGCTGGATGAGCTGAATGAGCGGATTACCATGGTCGAACAGATCTTAGAAGAGAAGGCGGAGTTGACTGAGGAGGTGGGATGGTTGAGGACCATACCTGGCATCGGGCTCCATAACGCGGTGCTCATCCTGAGCGAACTGGGAGAGGTAGCCCAATTTTCCCGCCCTCAAGGGCTCGTCTGCTACGCAGGCCTGGCGCCAAAGGTAGCGCAATCGGGCGATCAGGTACGGTACGGCCATATCAACCGGCAGAGCAATGGTTTTATCCGGTGGGCATTGATCCAGAGCGCGTGGTCGGCAGTACTATCGTCCACGCCGAATAGATTCCAGCGGATCTATCTCGAAGAAGGTGAAGGCGAGAAGAGGCGCTAA
- a CDS encoding NAD(P)/FAD-dependent oxidoreductase, translated as MEERYDVVVVGAGPAGSLTAKTAAERGLDVLLLERNQEIGVPVKCAEGVNKAIEQFITPDKKWICAEVKGAYIYAPDGTPVVMSGEKMEEVGYVLERRIFDKVLAHEAARAGAEVRVKTAAYGLITEDGCARGVVIRSMAAGETRRIYAKVVVGADGVESRVGCWAGLNTRLRPADMDVCAEYLMCDIEINKDHSEFFLGNEIAPNGYAWVFPKGEDTANVGLGIGGDRSGEGHHAIDYLRAFVQRKFPHGKILAEICGAVPVCGPIRESVTDGLVLVGDAAWHVNPLTGGGIIYAMRAGTIAGDVIAHAVQENDVSKTRLLEYDKRWRKEFGKRLHTGLKAKEFFFTLSDADLNALAQSLQGVAIPELSTWGLLMELVRRNPRMLAGLAKALL; from the coding sequence ATTGAGGAGAGATACGACGTTGTTGTCGTTGGCGCAGGCCCTGCCGGAAGTCTCACGGCAAAGACCGCCGCGGAACGCGGCCTGGACGTCCTGCTGCTCGAGCGGAACCAGGAGATCGGGGTGCCCGTGAAGTGCGCGGAAGGCGTGAACAAGGCGATCGAGCAGTTCATTACGCCCGATAAGAAGTGGATCTGCGCGGAGGTGAAAGGCGCATACATCTACGCGCCTGACGGCACCCCGGTGGTAATGTCGGGCGAGAAGATGGAGGAGGTGGGCTACGTGCTCGAGCGGCGCATCTTCGACAAGGTGCTGGCACACGAAGCGGCGCGTGCCGGGGCTGAGGTGCGCGTGAAAACCGCAGCTTACGGGCTCATCACTGAGGACGGCTGTGCGCGGGGCGTGGTCATTCGCTCTATGGCCGCGGGTGAGACGAGACGCATTTACGCGAAGGTCGTGGTAGGTGCCGACGGTGTGGAATCGCGCGTCGGCTGCTGGGCAGGCCTGAATACCCGGCTGCGACCCGCGGATATGGACGTCTGCGCCGAGTACCTCATGTGCGACATCGAGATCAACAAGGATCATTCGGAGTTCTTCCTCGGTAACGAGATCGCGCCCAACGGCTACGCCTGGGTATTCCCGAAGGGTGAAGATACCGCGAACGTGGGTCTGGGCATCGGCGGCGATCGCTCTGGTGAGGGGCACCATGCGATTGATTATCTGCGCGCTTTTGTCCAGCGGAAATTTCCCCACGGCAAGATCCTCGCGGAGATCTGCGGCGCGGTGCCGGTCTGCGGTCCGATACGTGAGAGCGTAACGGACGGACTCGTGCTGGTGGGTGATGCGGCCTGGCACGTCAATCCGCTTACCGGGGGTGGCATCATCTACGCAATGCGCGCGGGCACGATCGCTGGCGACGTGATTGCGCATGCGGTACAGGAGAACGACGTCTCCAAGACGCGCTTGCTAGAGTATGATAAGCGATGGCGTAAGGAGTTTGGGAAGCGGTTACATACCGGCTTGAAGGCAAAGGAGTTCTTCTTTACGCTCTCCGATGCTGACCTCAACGCCCTGGCTCAGTCCCTGCAGGGCGTTGCGATACCGGAGCTCTCGACCTGGGGGCTCTTGATGGAACTCGTGCGACGGAATCCCCGTATGCTCGCGGGACTGGCGAAGGCGCTCTTGTAA
- a CDS encoding N-acetyltransferase — translation MTYYKHPTAVVETEEIGEGTKIWHFVHVRAGARIGKRCSIGKSVYIDTNVEIGDGVKIQNFASVYQGVRLEDEVFVGPAVTFTNDRYPRAFLWCEGMILPTLVEKGASIGANATVMCGVTIHEYAIVGAGSVVTKDVTPFGLVYGNPAELRGFVCCCGTKLPVEGQTREDGLLHCPLCGRTVTVDAQLVSRLRTAIR, via the coding sequence ATGACCTATTATAAACACCCTACGGCCGTGGTCGAGACCGAGGAGATCGGTGAGGGCACGAAGATATGGCACTTCGTTCATGTTCGAGCGGGCGCACGGATAGGGAAACGGTGCAGCATCGGCAAGAGCGTGTATATAGATACGAATGTCGAGATCGGCGACGGCGTGAAGATCCAGAACTTCGCATCCGTCTATCAGGGCGTGCGACTCGAGGATGAGGTCTTCGTCGGGCCGGCCGTTACCTTCACCAATGACCGGTACCCCCGCGCGTTCCTGTGGTGCGAGGGGATGATCCTGCCCACACTCGTTGAGAAGGGCGCGAGTATCGGTGCCAATGCCACCGTGATGTGCGGCGTGACCATTCACGAGTACGCGATCGTCGGGGCTGGGTCGGTCGTTACGAAGGACGTCACGCCGTTTGGACTCGTTTACGGCAATCCCGCAGAGCTCCGGGGATTCGTGTGCTGCTGCGGTACGAAACTGCCCGTCGAGGGCCAGACACGCGAAGACGGGTTACTCCACTGCCCGCTCTGTGGCAGGACGGTCACTGTGGACGCGCAGCTCGTATCGCGACTGCGAACCGCGATACGGTAA
- the pfdA gene encoding prefoldin subunit alpha translates to MKAIIMDESGRGITEKERAQQAELQSLLVQLRQYQAQAEQTTQELLFVRQAIVEHEKAIETIKQLKEMKPGSELLVPIGANSSIYVTLSSPEKIILMIGGGISAERDPESSIAYLAGKKTELENSQREMNELLQRLDQEAQRLQKRLQELAAQSEAGPRGARPA, encoded by the coding sequence TTGAAGGCGATAATTATGGATGAGAGCGGGAGAGGAATAACGGAAAAAGAGCGTGCGCAGCAGGCGGAATTGCAATCGCTGCTCGTGCAACTGCGGCAATACCAAGCGCAGGCCGAGCAAACGACGCAGGAGTTACTCTTCGTTCGGCAAGCGATTGTTGAGCACGAAAAGGCGATCGAGACGATCAAACAGTTGAAGGAAATGAAACCGGGCAGCGAGCTACTCGTGCCCATCGGTGCTAATTCGTCTATTTACGTCACGCTCAGCAGTCCTGAGAAGATCATCTTGATGATTGGTGGCGGCATCAGTGCCGAGCGAGACCCTGAATCTTCAATCGCATACTTAGCCGGGAAGAAGACGGAGCTGGAGAATTCTCAGCGTGAGATGAACGAGCTTTTACAGCGGCTGGATCAGGAGGCGCAACGGTTACAGAAACGATTGCAAGAGCTCGCAGCACAATCGGAAGCCGGCCCGCGCGGAGCACGCCCGGCGTAG
- the ftsY gene encoding signal recognition particle-docking protein FtsY, with amino-acid sequence MFDRLRKKLTEFRETVVEKIKEKSEREDQERAEAGAPKPTPEEKRVPHTSSKTTITERGRAFIERETILDEKDLEAPLKELENALLESDVALSVAEAIVAGVKRELVGEHKKWRENTEELVKDAIKNAMLKIFTADNPFDFDEFVAAHEKPVNIVFVGVNGTGKTTSIAKMAKKLLDAGYSVIFASADTYRAGATEQIETHAANLGIKVIKHQYGADPAAVVYDAMNYARAHGSEIVLSDTAGRMHTSVDLMEQLKKICRVTKPDLVIFVDEAVAGNDAVERAKKFDEAVGIDAGMLTKVDVDAKGGAAISIAHATAKPILFLGIGQAYDDLKRFDAEWLVDRLLGENRTAG; translated from the coding sequence ATGTTCGATCGACTGAGGAAGAAGCTCACCGAGTTCCGGGAGACGGTGGTAGAGAAAATAAAGGAGAAAAGTGAGCGGGAAGACCAGGAGCGTGCGGAGGCAGGAGCGCCAAAGCCAACACCTGAGGAAAAGCGCGTGCCTCACACAAGCTCGAAGACGACGATCACGGAGCGAGGCCGTGCGTTCATCGAACGCGAAACGATCTTGGACGAGAAAGACCTGGAGGCACCGCTCAAAGAGCTGGAAAACGCGCTCCTGGAGAGCGACGTTGCTCTCTCCGTGGCGGAGGCGATCGTTGCAGGAGTGAAGCGTGAACTGGTCGGCGAGCATAAGAAATGGCGTGAGAACACCGAGGAATTGGTGAAGGATGCCATTAAGAACGCTATGTTGAAGATCTTTACTGCGGATAACCCCTTTGATTTTGACGAGTTTGTGGCTGCACATGAAAAGCCCGTTAATATCGTGTTCGTCGGGGTGAATGGCACGGGAAAGACGACGAGCATCGCGAAGATGGCGAAGAAACTACTTGATGCCGGCTATTCGGTCATATTTGCCTCTGCCGACACGTACCGTGCAGGCGCGACTGAGCAGATCGAGACGCACGCGGCAAACCTGGGCATCAAGGTGATCAAGCATCAGTATGGTGCAGACCCCGCTGCGGTCGTCTATGATGCGATGAACTATGCGCGCGCGCACGGCAGTGAGATCGTGCTCTCAGATACCGCGGGCAGGATGCACACCTCGGTGGATCTGATGGAGCAGTTGAAGAAGATCTGTCGCGTGACCAAGCCGGATCTCGTGATCTTTGTCGACGAGGCGGTCGCCGGTAATGACGCGGTTGAACGTGCGAAGAAGTTTGACGAGGCCGTGGGGATCGATGCTGGCATGTTAACGAAAGTAGATGTGGATGCCAAAGGTGGCGCGGCGATCTCTATCGCTCATGCGACCGCAAAGCCCATACTCTTCCTGGGCATTGGACAGGCGTATGACGATTTAAAGAGATTTGATGCGGAATGGCTCGTGGATCGGTTATTAGGTGAGAACCGAACCGCCGGCTAA
- a CDS encoding DUF11 domain-containing protein, whose protein sequence is MKITARKGWMYKKGLRVICIYLAIAAMVGMLLVGTVSAMASDNKPTLTKVSDVCEDCVNRGDEITYTICYSNPASFKITEVKLIDTLPEETEFLVASDEGVYNETYHTVTWNIGTLAAYTGEACVTVTVTVKPGTAAGSMINNTATLSYNVLLTYRATKTASDETEICVTEIPEFTSIALPVAAILGLIVFFNHRKRSYR, encoded by the coding sequence ATGAAAATTACAGCCCGAAAGGGATGGATGTATAAAAAAGGTCTTAGGGTTATCTGTATCTACCTCGCGATCGCCGCGATGGTTGGTATGCTTCTCGTAGGTACGGTAAGCGCAATGGCATCTGATAATAAGCCAACACTTACCAAGGTCAGCGATGTGTGTGAGGACTGCGTGAACCGTGGGGATGAAATTACCTACACGATTTGCTATAGCAATCCCGCGTCTTTCAAGATAACCGAGGTAAAGCTCATCGATACGCTGCCAGAAGAAACGGAATTTCTAGTCGCATCCGATGAGGGGGTCTATAATGAGACATACCATACGGTTACCTGGAACATCGGAACACTCGCTGCATATACGGGGGAAGCCTGTGTCACCGTGACCGTAACGGTGAAACCCGGTACTGCTGCAGGAAGCATGATCAATAACACCGCAACCTTGAGCTATAACGTCCTCCTTACTTACAGGGCAACGAAAACCGCGTCTGACGAGACGGAAATATGCGTGACTGAGATACCCGAATTCACCAGCATCGCGCTCCCCGTTGCCGCTATACTCGGGCTGATCGTCTTCTTTAACCACCGCAAGCGGAGTTACCGGTAA
- a CDS encoding UDP-N-acetylglucosamine-1-phosphate transferase, whose translation MLTGLVLALALNFAFMLLVMPRFIVKLQQRGTVTVDRYKRDLREIPTQGGIAIIAVVFLLFGLEATLEHLPFYFVSIPFQSTDTDWAILLVAGLYAGFGLVDDLVDVGRVVKIVLLFFFSYRLIFVILTTAITIPVLGVIDLGVYHLFIIVPLYVLVVANLVNMHSGFNGLASGLSALLIAFMLVKFIMVGSPGMLVLSCLLGATLGFVWFNRYPARILWGNVGALALGAALGSAIVVSGFLVAGFVMFLPHTVNFLMYAYWRVMHKLHPETLKWQLAKFGRVRDDGTLEVPNPLTLKWVLPYHFRMTERQAVLAMYALTLPFCVLGLFIPY comes from the coding sequence ATGCTCACCGGGTTGGTGCTAGCGCTCGCGTTGAATTTTGCGTTCATGCTGCTGGTCATGCCGCGGTTCATCGTGAAGCTGCAGCAGCGGGGCACGGTGACCGTTGACCGGTACAAGCGCGATCTGCGCGAGATCCCGACGCAGGGCGGTATAGCGATCATCGCGGTGGTCTTCCTGCTCTTCGGGCTGGAAGCAACGCTCGAGCACCTGCCCTTTTATTTCGTCAGTATCCCGTTCCAGTCCACCGATACAGACTGGGCGATCCTGCTCGTTGCGGGGCTCTATGCTGGTTTCGGGCTGGTGGATGACCTTGTTGATGTGGGCCGGGTGGTGAAGATCGTTCTGCTCTTCTTCTTCTCGTATAGGTTGATCTTCGTGATCTTAACGACCGCGATAACGATCCCGGTGCTCGGTGTGATCGATCTCGGCGTGTATCATCTCTTCATCATTGTGCCGCTCTATGTGCTCGTGGTGGCGAACCTGGTGAACATGCATTCGGGCTTCAACGGGCTCGCGTCGGGGCTGTCTGCGCTGCTTATCGCGTTCATGCTCGTGAAGTTCATTATGGTCGGGTCGCCGGGTATGCTGGTGCTGAGCTGCCTGCTGGGTGCGACGCTCGGCTTTGTTTGGTTCAACCGGTATCCCGCGCGCATCTTATGGGGCAATGTAGGCGCGTTAGCGCTCGGTGCCGCGCTTGGTAGCGCGATCGTGGTCTCGGGCTTTCTGGTCGCGGGCTTCGTGATGTTCCTGCCCCACACGGTCAACTTCCTCATGTACGCGTACTGGCGGGTGATGCACAAGCTACATCCCGAAACGTTAAAGTGGCAGCTGGCGAAGTTCGGGCGCGTGCGTGACGATGGCACGCTGGAGGTCCCGAATCCGTTGACGCTGAAGTGGGTGTTACCTTATCACTTCCGCATGACGGAGCGGCAGGCGGTGCTCGCGATGTATGCGCTCACGCTACCGTTCTGCGTGCTCGGGCTCTTCATACCGTACTGA
- a CDS encoding radical SAM protein has product MIKTGIRHVPFITLSELKPRVWITLSGCNFRCRGCFSLAREPIGEPMTAEQVVALVKSAAHRYYGDTQLEEAVITGGEPTLDREYLVALLAQLHEVVREIVLDTHGYFLDDAYLQELIEAGLSEVMFDLKAFDEQLHEWYTGYSNRKILENIRTAYGKVKLVVNTVYLPGIVDDREIERIAGFLATLEADEPIDFRINRFRAELSREPIARNPYPVEIARAYAIAARVLGNPAIGKSCVRERVIGEKRGWITVFPDGTTRRRTLDTYRAENAALLTIQDEV; this is encoded by the coding sequence ATGATAAAAACGGGTATCAGACACGTCCCCTTCATCACCCTGTCCGAGCTGAAACCGCGCGTCTGGATCACGCTCTCCGGCTGTAACTTCCGCTGCCGGGGCTGTTTCAGCTTGGCACGCGAGCCCATCGGGGAGCCGATGACCGCTGAGCAGGTGGTGGCTCTGGTGAAGAGCGCGGCACACCGGTATTATGGCGATACGCAGCTTGAAGAAGCAGTAATCACCGGTGGCGAACCGACGCTGGATCGCGAGTATCTCGTGGCGTTGCTCGCGCAGCTGCACGAAGTTGTACGAGAGATCGTGCTCGATACACATGGCTATTTCCTGGATGATGCGTACCTGCAGGAGCTGATCGAGGCGGGATTGAGCGAGGTCATGTTCGATCTTAAAGCCTTTGATGAGCAATTGCACGAGTGGTACACCGGGTACTCAAACCGGAAGATACTGGAGAATATCCGCACTGCGTACGGCAAGGTGAAGCTCGTGGTGAATACCGTTTACCTACCGGGCATCGTCGATGATCGCGAAATAGAGCGGATCGCAGGATTCCTCGCAACACTCGAGGCTGACGAGCCGATCGATTTCCGTATCAATCGGTTCAGGGCAGAGTTGAGCCGCGAGCCGATCGCACGGAATCCTTATCCCGTGGAGATCGCGCGCGCATATGCGATCGCAGCCCGTGTTCTGGGAAATCCCGCGATTGGCAAGAGCTGCGTGCGCGAACGGGTAATCGGCGAGAAGCGGGGGTGGATCACTGTCTTCCCGGACGGCACTACAAGGCGGCGAACGCTGGATACCTACCGTGCGGAAAATGCAGCCCTACTTACGATTCAGGACGAGGTCTGA
- a CDS encoding DUF126 domain-containing protein, whose translation MKLQGRSISRGIASGKALISQHKISFLGGVDPLTGIIVDQSVDICGESIVNRVLIFPGGKGSTVGSYVIYQLKQHGKAPAAMVTRSAGTIVAAGAIIAEIPVVDSLERDPIEGDVITNGMEVLVNGDEGYIEVR comes from the coding sequence CTGAAACTCCAGGGCAGGAGCATCTCACGAGGAATCGCGAGCGGGAAGGCGTTGATCTCGCAGCACAAGATCTCATTCCTGGGCGGTGTCGATCCGCTCACGGGCATTATCGTTGATCAATCGGTAGATATCTGCGGGGAGAGCATCGTGAATCGTGTGCTGATCTTCCCGGGTGGTAAGGGCTCAACCGTTGGCTCATACGTCATTTACCAGCTCAAGCAGCACGGAAAGGCTCCCGCTGCAATGGTCACGCGTTCTGCGGGGACGATTGTCGCAGCGGGCGCAATTATTGCGGAGATTCCGGTCGTTGACTCACTTGAGCGTGATCCGATCGAAGGCGACGTGATAACAAATGGTATGGAGGTGCTCGTGAATGGCGATGAGGGCTATATCGAAGTACGCTGA
- a CDS encoding nucleotide sugar dehydrogenase, whose translation MRKVVVIGMGYVGIPIAALFADVAGFQVVGIQRRSQRSGWKIAWLNAGRNPVGGDEPGLSELIARVVKNGTFRVTDDYAACHDADVILIDVQTPTDAAGTPHYESLIAVSNQVGRYLKPGTLVVIESTVAPGTTTRIVKPLLEDASGFVAGRDFYLAFSYERVMVGRLIKNIVHLPRIVGGVDEESARRGVELYSHIVQEKIYPTDSLTAETAKVVENAYRDVNIAFANEVALICESLGVDAFAVRELVNTLPNDPLHPASNPVRNMHFPGAGVGGHCLPKDSWLLKYGVDTFGTFTVDPQVILSSRALNRWMPLHIVELLDEGLRDAGRNLASSKVAILGVAFLENSDDTRNTPSQDLYAHLQERGAQPVLHDPYVRDFELPFTADITEAVDGADAVALVTLHRAYRELSLESLKRLMRTPVLVDGRNAFDKATCEAAGFIYKGVGKPR comes from the coding sequence ATGAGGAAGGTAGTGGTTATCGGGATGGGCTACGTGGGCATACCGATCGCGGCCCTCTTCGCCGATGTAGCGGGCTTTCAGGTGGTTGGCATACAGCGACGGTCACAGCGCTCAGGCTGGAAGATCGCGTGGTTAAATGCGGGACGGAATCCCGTCGGCGGTGACGAGCCGGGGCTCTCTGAGTTGATCGCCCGCGTGGTGAAGAACGGAACCTTCCGCGTCACGGATGACTACGCAGCGTGCCATGATGCGGATGTTATACTGATCGACGTACAAACACCCACGGATGCAGCAGGAACGCCGCATTATGAGTCCTTGATAGCGGTAAGTAACCAGGTCGGCCGGTATCTGAAGCCGGGGACGCTGGTCGTGATCGAATCCACCGTGGCGCCCGGTACGACCACCAGGATCGTCAAGCCGCTTTTAGAAGACGCGTCCGGATTTGTAGCGGGGCGCGATTTTTACCTGGCCTTCTCGTATGAACGGGTGATGGTGGGCCGACTCATCAAGAATATCGTGCACCTGCCGCGTATCGTCGGCGGCGTCGATGAGGAGAGCGCGCGGCGTGGCGTTGAGCTCTATAGCCATATCGTGCAGGAGAAGATCTATCCCACCGATTCGCTTACCGCGGAGACCGCGAAGGTGGTGGAGAACGCGTATCGTGACGTGAACATCGCGTTTGCCAACGAGGTTGCGCTCATCTGCGAGAGTTTAGGTGTCGATGCCTTTGCGGTTCGCGAGCTGGTGAATACGCTGCCGAACGATCCCCTGCATCCTGCGTCCAATCCCGTCAGGAACATGCACTTCCCCGGCGCGGGCGTTGGCGGGCACTGCCTGCCCAAGGATTCATGGCTGCTGAAATACGGTGTGGACACGTTCGGCACCTTTACGGTAGATCCGCAGGTCATTCTGAGCAGCAGAGCTTTAAACCGGTGGATGCCGCTGCACATAGTGGAGCTACTGGATGAGGGTTTACGAGATGCAGGGCGCAACCTGGCATCGTCAAAGGTAGCTATTTTAGGTGTTGCGTTCCTCGAGAACTCAGATGATACGCGGAATACACCGTCACAGGACCTCTACGCGCATTTACAGGAACGAGGCGCTCAGCCAGTCCTCCATGACCCGTACGTGCGTGATTTTGAGCTGCCCTTTACCGCGGATATCACGGAAGCGGTGGACGGCGCGGATGCGGTTGCCCTCGTGACCCTGCACCGCGCTTATCGTGAGCTGTCACTCGAATCGCTCAAGCGGTTGATGCGTACGCCGGTGCTCGTGGACGGCCGAAACGCATTTGACAAGGCGACCTGTGAGGCGGCGGGTTTCATTTATAAGGGTGTGGGCAAACCCCGTTGA